Sequence from the Pseudomonas frederiksbergensis genome:
TTGGCGCACGCTTGACGCGTGGCGCCTGCTCGCGAAGCTTTTTCTTTACAGCTTTTCCCAGATTTCGAAACTGTAGGCCGGCTTGTCCCCTTCCGCCGGATTCGGCTGGTTCGAGACCAATTTCCATTGGCTCGAATCAAACGCCGGGAACCACGCATCCCCTTCCGGGCTCAGCGCCACGCGGGTCAGGTATAGCCGATCCGCCTGATCCAGCGCCTGCCCATAGAGCTGGGCCCCGCCGATCAGCATCAGCTCATCCACACCCTGCTCCAACGCCCAGGCTTCGGCCCGCTCCACTGCGGCTTCAAGTGTGGAATAAACCTCCGCGCCTTCCAGAATCAGACCGGACTGGCGACTGACCACGATGTTCAAGCGACCCGGCAACGGTCGCCCCAGGGAATCCCAGGTCTTGCGGCCCATGATGATCGGCTTGCCCAGGGTAGTGGCCTTGAAGTATTTGAAATCCCCCGGCAAGTGCCAGGGCATGCTGTTGTCGATGCCGATCACACGGTTTTCACCGAGGGCTGCGATCAGGCTTAAGGGAAGAGTTTTTTTCATGACGGCGAGGATACCAGAGGCCCGGACCGGCGCCACAGCGGTTATGCTCTTTGCTCATTCGAGCAACGGAAGCCCCCGTGACAGAACTGCAGAACCTCTGGTTGACCGAGACGATACGCCTGCGTGAAGAACACGCCGGCCCGCTCGAGGACCAGGAAGCCAATCGCCTGGCCCGCGCGGCAGGAGGTGATCTATCCACCCGCATCCGCCACCGCGCCCGCTGGCTGGCCGACCGCGACGGCCTCGTCCAAGCCCTGCGCCACTGGCTGCAAGGCGCGCGCCTGGCACTGTTGGTATTGGCGGTGCTCGCCGTCGCGAGCGGCGCCGGCCTGGGGTTTGCCGCGCTCGGCGATGGACGTACGCCGGTGAATGTCTTCTGGGCCTTGGGTAGCTTGTTGGGGCTGAACGTGCTCCTGCTCATCGGTTGGGCCCTGGGCTTGATATTCGCCGGGGAACAAGGCGCCACGCTGGGACGCCTTTGGCTGTGGCTCAGCGAAAAACTCGCCCGCGATGCCAAGGCCGCCCAATTGGCGCCAGCCCTGCTGCTATTGCTGCAACGGCACCGACTCAATCGCTGGGCCCTCGGCGTGCTGGTCAACGGCTTGTGGCTGCTGGCGATGCTCAGCGCGCTGGTGATCGTATTGATGCTGATGGCGACCCGGCGTTATGGCTTCGTCTGGGAAACCACGATTCTTGGCGGCGAGACCTTTGTCACCATGACCCAGGTCCTCGGTGCGCTGCCCGCCTTGCTCGGCTTCAGCGTGCCGACCGTCGAGATGATCCGTGCCAGCGGCGACGCCGCGTTGAATATCGAAAGCGCTCGCCAGGCCTGGGCCGGCTGGCTGGTCGGCGTCCTGTTGGTCTACGGCTTGCTGCCGCGCCTGTGCCTGGCGTTGCTGTGCCTGTGGCGTTGGCGTCGTGGCCGCGCCAGACTTCGCCTGGACTTGAACCTGCCCGGCTACGCGCAGTTGCGCGAGCGATTGATGCCCAGCAGCGAACGCCTGGGAGTCAACGACGCCGCGCCCGCGCAACTGCACCGAATCGACAGCGCCATCGGCGCAATGGAAAGCGACGGCGCGTTGCTGGTGGCGATCGAGCTGGACGAACGTCCCTGGCCGCCAAAGCTGCCCGACTCTGTTAAAAACGCGGGCATCCTCGACAGCCGCGAGTCTCGCCACAAACTCTTGGAACAACTCTCACGCTTCCCTCCCGCGCGCCTGGCGATTGCCTGCGACCCTCGGCGTTCGCCGGATCGCGGCAGCCTTGCGTTGATTGCCGAACTGGCCCGCAGCGCCGGCGCTACCCGCGTCTGGTTGTTGCAGGCGCCGCCCGGCGAAGCACTGGACGGCGAGCGCCTGGGGGACTGGCACAACGCGCTGCAACAACTGCAATTGCCATTCGCCGACTGCGCCCCGATGAACTGGCTGGAGACCGGCCATGACTGAACCCTTCAAGCCGTTGAAGCTCGCGGTGGTCGGCCACACCAATGTCGGCAAGACCTCGTTGCTGCGGACCCTGACCCGCGATGTCGGCTTCGGCGAGGTCTCCCATCGCCCGAGCACTACGCGTCACGTCGAAGGCGCTCGCTTGTCAGTGGATGGCCAGGCGCTGCTGGAACTGTACGACACGCCGGGACTGGAAGACGCCATCGCCTTGCTCGATTACCTCGAACGTCTCGAGCGTCCCGGTGAGCGCCTGGACGGCCCGGCACGCCTGGCGCGCTTCCTTGACGGCAGCGAGGCCCGGCAACGTTTCGAGCAGGAAGCCAAAGTGCTGCGGCAGTTGCTCGCCAGCGATGCCGGGCTGTACGTCATCGATGCCCGCGAACCGGTGCTGGCCAAATACCGTGATGAATTGGAGGTCCTCGCCAGCTGCGGCAAGCCGCTGCTGCCGGTGCTCAACTTCGTCAGCAGTGCCCAGCATCGCGAGCCCGAGTGGCGCGAAGCCTTGGCGCGATTGGGCCTGCATGCGCTGGTGCGCTTCGACAGTGTTGCCCCGCCGGAAGATGGCGAACGACGCCTGTACGAAAGCCTGGCGCTGTTGCTGGAAAGCGCGCGCGGACAACTGGAGCGCCTGATCGTCGATCAACAGGCCCAGCGCCTGGCGCGCCAGCAGAGCGCGAAGCGCCTGATCGCCGAGCTGTTGATCGACTGCGCCGCCTGCCGCCGCAGTGTCGCCAGCGATGCCGATCTGGAGCACCAAGCCATCAGCCAATTGCGCGACGCCGTCCGTCAGCGCGAGCAACGCTGCGTCGAGGCCTTGCTCAAGCTCTACGCCTTCCGTGCCCAGGACGCAGCCGCCAGCGACTTGCCCTTGCTGGACGGTCGCTGGGGTGATGACTTGTTCAATCCCGACACCCTCAAGCAACTGGGCGTGCGGGTCGGTGGCGGAATCGCGGCGGGGGCTGCGGCCGGCGCCGGCGTGGACTTGCTGGTGGGAGGCCTGACCCTTGGCGCCGCCGCCCTGGCCGGAGCGATTGCCGGCGGTGCACTGCAAACCGCCCGCAGCTATGGCAACCGATTGATGGGCAAGCTCAAGGGCCAGCGTGAACTGACCGTGGACGACAGCGTGCTGCGCCTGCTGGCCTTGCGCCAACGGCAATTGCTGCAAGCGATCAATCAACGCGGTCATGCGGCGATGGACAGCATCCGCATCGCCACGCCCCAGGACAAGACCTGGCGCGAAGGCAAGCTGCCCGAGGCCTTGAGCAAGGCTCGAGCGTATCCGCAGTGGTCGTCGCTCAATGCCAATCCTCGCTTGAGCCAGGCTGAGCGACAGGAACAGATCGAGCAGCTGGCCGGGCAGCTTTAGACCACCAGCCTGAGCCCTCTTTTGTGGCGAGGGGATTTATCCCCTCGCTACAAAAAAGCGGTTCGCCGCAACTATTCTGCGGCCAACGCTTTTAGCGCCGATGCCGCTTCAGCCAGCTCCAGTTCGCTGAACACCCGCACGCCATGGCGCCTGAGCAACGCCGCCGTCACGCCCTCGCCAGGGACCTTCACGCCGCTGAACGTGCCGTCATAGGTCAGCAGGTTGCCGCACGAGGGGCTGTTGGCCTTGAGCACGGCGATGCGAATGCCGTGCTCGCGCACCAATTCCAGCGCTTGATAGGCGCCCGACAGAAACTGCACGGTCACGTCCTCGCCATCGGAGGTTATGACGGCCGCGTCGCCATCGAGCACCTGCGCACCCTGCCCTCCGGGGATCTCCGCTGCCGCCCGAGGCGTGGGCAAACCACCGGCGACTTCCGGACACAGGGGCACGATCCGACCCTCGTCGAGCCATTGCTGGAGCTGATCGAATGGCCCGCTGGCACCTGCGTCATAACGCACGCGGTGACCGAGCAGACAGCGGCTGACGAGGATCTTGTCCATGTTCAGAACAACTCGTTGCCGCGGCGTCGGAACCAACCGGTCAAGGACAGCCGCTCACGCGTCGCCGGCAACACTTCATGGGGAATGTCCCCCGAGAGAAACACCACCAGGCAGCCGCCCGTGGGCACTACGTCGTGCTCCGCGCTTTCGTCCAGGTACATGCGCAACTGACCGCCGTGCTCCGGCAACCAAGCGTCATTGAGATAGAGCACCGCCGAGACCATGCGCCGATCATCGTCGCGAAAACGGTCGACGTGCTTGAGATAGAACGCGCCAGGCGGGTACAGGGCGAAGTGGCTCTCAAAGTCTTCCAGGCCAAGGAAGAGCCCCCGGTTAAGGGCCTCGCGCAGGCTGTCCATCAGACCCAGGTAACGGTCGCAGGCTTCAACCTGGCCGGGCTCGATCCATTGGATGCGATCGCCACGAATCCCCTCGCGGATCTCCGAAAAAGGCCCGCGCCCAACGGCGGCCGGGGCCAGTTCACCTTCAGCGGCGCGCTGGCGGCATTCAGCCGCCAGGGCGCGCGTCAGCGCATCCGGCAGGAAGATGTTCTGCTGCGACCAGCCACGCTCGGCCAGGTCGTCGACGATACGTAACAGCAACGGATGATCAGAAGGTATTTGCATGGCGCGCATAGTATTCCTGTGCCTGCAAAACCGACAGCGCCGCGCAGCGGGTTGATCGCCCCTGTTGCACTGCAGTACGAACTTGATACGAATTCTCGACAAGTCCCCGCCCCCCACGGAGAATAGTCGGCTGCTGACAGGAGTCCCTATGCGCCGTTTGCTTTTCTCACTGTTGATGTTCTGCGTATTGCCCGCCTGGGCAGACAGCTACGACCAGTTGTACAAGGTCGCCGGCTGGCCGGAACAACGGGCGCATTTCAATGACGCCTTGAACGCCGCGCAGCAGCGCTACCAAAACAGCCTGCCGCCTGCGGTGTTCCAGGCGTTGGTGAACAACAGCAACCAACGGTTCGCGCCCCAGGCCATGGACCAACGGGCCGAGGCCCAGTTGCGCAAGCATCTTGGCGATCCGAATCCGGCCCTGAGTTTCTTCCAATCGCCGCTGGGCCGCAAAGTTGTCGCGGCCGAACTGCTGGCGACCCGGCGCGACCAATTGGCAAAGAACGCCAAGGGCCTGCCGAAAATGCAAGCCAGCGACAATCGCCTGCTGATCATCGGTCATCTGGCCCAGGCCCTGCCCGCCCGTGAAGCCGGTGCCGAAGTCAGCCTGGCGATCGCCGGCGTGGCCGCCGACAGCCTGAGTTCGATGATTCCCGGCTTGCTGGGCGGTGGACAGGCCCAAGGCATGTTGAACGGCCAGCGCCAGCGCCTGATGGACCAGATCGGTACGGACCTGAACAACACGTTGCTGTACGTCTACCGCGACTTGAGCGACACCGAGCTGGAAGAGTTCGCGACCTTCGCCGAGTCGGCCGAGGGGCAGGCTTATTACCAGGCGGCGCTGGCGGCGATTCGGGCGGGGTTGGCGGTGGGGCAGAATCTGGGGCAGTAGTTCGGCACCGCCATCGCGGGCAAGCTCGCGGTGGCAATAGCCCGCTCAGCGCCGTATCCGGCTCATCCGCTTGCTCAAGAACTCAAACATCTCCTGGCGCATCGCCAACGCTTCATTCGCCAGGTGATGCCGCCCTTCAGGCAACATCAACACTTGCGGCCGATCGAACTTGCCCCGCAGCACTTGCAAGTTGTGCCGCCAATCCACTGTCATGTCCGCCTGCCCCTGCACAATCAGGGGTTGGCGCGGGCTGCTCGGCGCCGCCTCGATACGCTTGATCCACTGCGCGAGCGCGCCGACCCATGCGGTGGGCAGGCGCAACGGTTGCAGCGGATCAGCCTGCAGGAACGGCAAGAAATCCGGATCGGTGGAGTTCTCGGTGAACCGCCGGGCGATGCCGGTCACGAACGGCTTGAGCAGGTAATAACTGAGGCGCGACCAGCCCCAGGCGCGAGGCCGGACCAGGGGCGATAGCAGGATGACCTGGCCCTGGGCCGGGCTGTCAGCGCCCTGGCTGAGAACATGGTCCACCACAATCGCCCCGCCAGTGCTTTGGCCGCACAGGTGCCACGGCTGCGGCAAGCCCAGGGTTCGCGCTTCGACCAGCAGGCCTTGCAATGTCGCCTGGTAATCGGCGAAATCGCCGATGCTGGCGCGTTCGCCACTGGACAGCCCATGGCCCGGCAAGTCGCAGCTGATCACCACGAACCGCTGCTCCAGGGCCCATTCGATCAAATGCCGGTAAAGGCCCATGTGATCGTAATAACCATGAAAGACGAACACAGTCGCCACGGCGTTTTGCGGCCACCAGACCTGGCCGACCAGCTCATAGCCCGCGACGTCGAAACGACCCAAGCCCCTGCGCAATGCGCGTGCGGGGAAATCAAGTCCATAGAATCGCTGGTAGGCCTGCGCTTGCGCAGACAGCGGCTGCCACTGCGCCAAGGGTTGCAGGCTGGCGCGCAGATGATCAGGGTCGAAAGAAGCGGGCATCGGTATTCCAGGCAGAAGCGCATCGCGCGAAACAAGCTTTATAAGCCTGCGATATTCATCTGTCGCGCCGGGCATGGCAAGCTACGCGGCCTCAGAGGATCGACCCCATGCGCCCATCCCATCGCACGACCTTGCTTGCCAGCCTCCTCGCCCTCGCGTGCGCCGTCGTGCTGTGGCTCGCCTACGACTGGTTCCAGGGCCGATTCCTGAGGACATTCAGCCAACACACGGCGGTATTTTCCGGCGACCCCTTGCGCCTGCCTCCCGAACTGGCCGGCCCGGGCGCGATCCGCCTGGTGCATTTCTGGGACCCGGCCTGCCCATGCAACGTTGGCAATCAACAGCACCTCGCCGAGCTGGTCGATAAATACGCACCGCAGGGCGTGGAGTTCTATGCAGTACAGAAAACCGGCAGCCAAGGCCGCCTGCCTGCCACGCTGAACAGCCTAGAGGCACTGCCGGCGCTCCCCGGTTCGGAACAGATTCCTGCAAGCCCCGCGGTGGCGATCTGGGACCGCAGCGGCAAGCTCGCGTATTTCGGTCCGTACAGCGAAGGCTTGACCTGCAACTCGAGCAATAGCTTTATCGAACCGATACTTGAAGCACTAAGTGTTGACCGGAAAGTTAACGCGACGCATACGTTGGCGGTTGGCTGTTACTGTCCGTGGCCGACTTCAAATTGACCCAGGCAAACTACGATACGTATTGCTTAGATGCTTTCCTTGATCTCGCTAAGTTGGAGCTATTGCTCTTTTCTAGAGTCCTTGCTCGAACAGCGAGCCGGCACTGAACCGTTTGTCGGATCCAATTTTTCGAAAAGCTGCCGACCGGGCTGCTTTTCTGCCATGAACCCCCGTAAAACCGGACTTTCAGGGACTTTCAGGGACTTTCAGAGTGATCTCACCGTTGAGCTGAATCGTTTAACAACCGTCGGCGCAACGTGAACTTTTCTTTAATCGGTTCTCTAAACCCGTACAGAAGATGTTGGTTACCCGTTCGATTGCGCGGCGGCGCTAGATACCGAGGAAGTTGTACACGCCCTTTTCATCGTTTTACTTGTCGACCCTCCTAAACCAAACAAAAAATGGAATCGTCAGTGATGCAAAAGTTGCTATGCGCTGCACTTTCCACTCCCACTAAAGAGGATGCTCTCAATCTTGAGGCATTTGCCCAGTGCGTGGCCCCGCTGGGGGTCGATGTGCTGTTGCGCGGCGAGACCGGCACCGGCAAGGATACGTTGGCGGAAAAAATCCATCGTATGTCTGGCCGCTCCGGCAAGTTCGTTGCAATCAATTGCGCCGCCATTCCCGAATCCCTCGCGGAGAGCCAGCTCTTCGGCGCCAATACCGGTGCGTTTACCGGTGCCAGCCAGAATCGCGCCGGGTTCGTCGAAGCCGCGCACAACGGCACGCTCTACCTGGATGAAATCGACAGCATGCCGCTGGGGCTGCAAGCCAAGCTGCTGCGAGTCCTCGAATCGAGGATGGTGCAACGGCTGGGCTCGACCCAGAACATCCCGGTGGACATGCGTGTCATCGCTTCGGCCCAGAGCCCGTTGGCGGACATGGTCGAGCGGGGCGAGTTTCGCCGGGACCTTTATTTCCGACTGAATATCATCAGCCTCAAATTGCCGCCATTGCGCAGCCGCAAGGAGCGCATCGTGCCGCTGTTCCAGTCGCTGGTGCGCCGTGAAGCCCAGGCCCTGGACCGGCCCTACGTCGCGCCTTCGCCCGCGCTGCTGCGCCAGTTGCTCGGCTACGCCTGGCCCGGAAACATCCGAGAGCTGCAATCGGCTGCCAAGCGCTACGTGCTGGGCCTGCCGGCGCTGCCCCGCGCCGAGCAGCTGGAGAACAACAGCTCGACATTGAAATTGAAAGAACATCTGCAGCAGTTCGAAAAGATCCTCATCGAGGACTGCATGCGCCGCCACCATCACTGCATCGACAAAGTCATCGCTGAGTTGGGCATCGCCCGCCGCACACTGTATTACCGGATGAAGTGCCTGCAAATATCGACGACTTGAGTAGATCGGTGGAACCGTTTTCCCAGCGGTCGCCACTCAATCGTCGAGACGTTCACGAGCGTCTTGCCATTCCACAATCCGGAGATACGACTATGAGTTTTGGTGGAGCTTCTCTCGCCGCCTCCATGGCTGCCATGCAGCAGATGGACGCCACGTCGGCGGCGATGACGACCATGAAATCCCAGTTCGACCAGCAGAAACTGGTTGCCGACACCATGAACGCCATTTCAGCGGAGTCGATGGACAGCGCGACCAAGGCCATCACCGCCATGGGGGAGGCATCGAAGAACATACGATTCTGACCCTCTCGCTCCAGCCCCGCTCCGGCGGGGAACCTCACGCGCGTTGGAGAGGAGGCCCTATGCAGATCCATTCGCCAGACAGCCTTCGTATTGCCAGGGATTCGCTCGGTGACGAGCCGACGCCGCGCCACGCCTCGACCGCGACTGGCCTGGCGAATCTGGTCGTCGAACACCTGACGCTGCATGGCGCAGGCAACCGCCTGCAGGAGTCGCTCGTTCGATGGAGCAGTGAGCAGGGCTCGACAGGCGGGCAATCCCGGCCAGGCATGCCGAGCCCACAGGACAAGTGGGCCGCGCAGACCGAAGCGCCCTTGCACCTGGTGCTCGAAGATATCCTCGAAGAGATCAACGGCGGTACCGGCTCGACGCTTGATGTCGACAGCGACGATGCCTTCTCCCACGAAGACTTGTTAAACGATCTGGCGCAGATGCTCGCCCATCGCCGGCAACCCATCGGTGACAACGACGTCGACAGCCAGAGTGATTTCGGCAATGCCAACAACCCATTCTGCGGCGCGCTGTTCGGCGCCTGGGAACTGGAAGGCGAGTGCGCCACGCGGCGAAATCGCCATGACACGAGCCTGGCCCTGCTACTCAAGATCATCGCAGTGTTGGGCCGAAGGAAGCTGCTGACGCTGCTGGACGTCGACGAAGACGAAGGCCTGGCGCGCTACGAGCAGGACGACCTGGACCTGCTGTTCGAGGTCGCGGCATTCATGGACCAGCACCCGGCGCGA
This genomic interval carries:
- a CDS encoding dihydrofolate reductase, whose product is MKKTLPLSLIAALGENRVIGIDNSMPWHLPGDFKYFKATTLGKPIIMGRKTWDSLGRPLPGRLNIVVSRQSGLILEGAEVYSTLEAAVERAEAWALEQGVDELMLIGGAQLYGQALDQADRLYLTRVALSPEGDAWFPAFDSSQWKLVSNQPNPAEGDKPAYSFEIWEKL
- a CDS encoding alpha/beta hydrolase, with protein sequence MPASFDPDHLRASLQPLAQWQPLSAQAQAYQRFYGLDFPARALRRGLGRFDVAGYELVGQVWWPQNAVATVFVFHGYYDHMGLYRHLIEWALEQRFVVISCDLPGHGLSSGERASIGDFADYQATLQGLLVEARTLGLPQPWHLCGQSTGGAIVVDHVLSQGADSPAQGQVILLSPLVRPRAWGWSRLSYYLLKPFVTGIARRFTENSTDPDFLPFLQADPLQPLRLPTAWVGALAQWIKRIEAAPSSPRQPLIVQGQADMTVDWRHNLQVLRGKFDRPQVLMLPEGRHHLANEALAMRQEMFEFLSKRMSRIRR
- a CDS encoding DUF2059 domain-containing protein, whose translation is MRRLLFSLLMFCVLPAWADSYDQLYKVAGWPEQRAHFNDALNAAQQRYQNSLPPAVFQALVNNSNQRFAPQAMDQRAEAQLRKHLGDPNPALSFFQSPLGRKVVAAELLATRRDQLAKNAKGLPKMQASDNRLLIIGHLAQALPAREAGAEVSLAIAGVAADSLSSMIPGLLGGGQAQGMLNGQRQRLMDQIGTDLNNTLLYVYRDLSDTELEEFATFAESAEGQAYYQAALAAIRAGLAVGQNLGQ
- a CDS encoding 2OG-Fe(II) oxygenase; its protein translation is MRAMQIPSDHPLLLRIVDDLAERGWSQQNIFLPDALTRALAAECRQRAAEGELAPAAVGRGPFSEIREGIRGDRIQWIEPGQVEACDRYLGLMDSLREALNRGLFLGLEDFESHFALYPPGAFYLKHVDRFRDDDRRMVSAVLYLNDAWLPEHGGQLRMYLDESAEHDVVPTGGCLVVFLSGDIPHEVLPATRERLSLTGWFRRRGNELF
- a CDS encoding type III secretion protein, which gives rise to MQIHSPDSLRIARDSLGDEPTPRHASTATGLANLVVEHLTLHGAGNRLQESLVRWSSEQGSTGGQSRPGMPSPQDKWAAQTEAPLHLVLEDILEEINGGTGSTLDVDSDDAFSHEDLLNDLAQMLAHRRQPIGDNDVDSQSDFGNANNPFCGALFGAWELEGECATRRNRHDTSLALLLKIIAVLGRRKLLTLLDVDEDEGLARYEQDDLDLLFEVAAFMDQHPARYPPPASLDAQKWTWTERIACGAWLDARETRLLQLALEELDLALARLAGQHAPMQRRGRRNREEIEFHLSVTASTRNVLRLMYA
- a CDS encoding GTPase/DUF3482 domain-containing protein is translated as MTEPFKPLKLAVVGHTNVGKTSLLRTLTRDVGFGEVSHRPSTTRHVEGARLSVDGQALLELYDTPGLEDAIALLDYLERLERPGERLDGPARLARFLDGSEARQRFEQEAKVLRQLLASDAGLYVIDAREPVLAKYRDELEVLASCGKPLLPVLNFVSSAQHREPEWREALARLGLHALVRFDSVAPPEDGERRLYESLALLLESARGQLERLIVDQQAQRLARQQSAKRLIAELLIDCAACRRSVASDADLEHQAISQLRDAVRQREQRCVEALLKLYAFRAQDAAASDLPLLDGRWGDDLFNPDTLKQLGVRVGGGIAAGAAAGAGVDLLVGGLTLGAAALAGAIAGGALQTARSYGNRLMGKLKGQRELTVDDSVLRLLALRQRQLLQAINQRGHAAMDSIRIATPQDKTWREGKLPEALSKARAYPQWSSLNANPRLSQAERQEQIEQLAGQL
- a CDS encoding DUF2868 domain-containing protein, translating into MTELQNLWLTETIRLREEHAGPLEDQEANRLARAAGGDLSTRIRHRARWLADRDGLVQALRHWLQGARLALLVLAVLAVASGAGLGFAALGDGRTPVNVFWALGSLLGLNVLLLIGWALGLIFAGEQGATLGRLWLWLSEKLARDAKAAQLAPALLLLLQRHRLNRWALGVLVNGLWLLAMLSALVIVLMLMATRRYGFVWETTILGGETFVTMTQVLGALPALLGFSVPTVEMIRASGDAALNIESARQAWAGWLVGVLLVYGLLPRLCLALLCLWRWRRGRARLRLDLNLPGYAQLRERLMPSSERLGVNDAAPAQLHRIDSAIGAMESDGALLVAIELDERPWPPKLPDSVKNAGILDSRESRHKLLEQLSRFPPARLAIACDPRRSPDRGSLALIAELARSAGATRVWLLQAPPGEALDGERLGDWHNALQQLQLPFADCAPMNWLETGHD
- a CDS encoding DUF523 domain-containing protein codes for the protein MDKILVSRCLLGHRVRYDAGASGPFDQLQQWLDEGRIVPLCPEVAGGLPTPRAAAEIPGGQGAQVLDGDAAVITSDGEDVTVQFLSGAYQALELVREHGIRIAVLKANSPSCGNLLTYDGTFSGVKVPGEGVTAALLRRHGVRVFSELELAEAASALKALAAE
- a CDS encoding sigma 54-interacting transcriptional regulator — translated: MQKLLCAALSTPTKEDALNLEAFAQCVAPLGVDVLLRGETGTGKDTLAEKIHRMSGRSGKFVAINCAAIPESLAESQLFGANTGAFTGASQNRAGFVEAAHNGTLYLDEIDSMPLGLQAKLLRVLESRMVQRLGSTQNIPVDMRVIASAQSPLADMVERGEFRRDLYFRLNIISLKLPPLRSRKERIVPLFQSLVRREAQALDRPYVAPSPALLRQLLGYAWPGNIRELQSAAKRYVLGLPALPRAEQLENNSSTLKLKEHLQQFEKILIEDCMRRHHHCIDKVIAELGIARRTLYYRMKCLQISTT
- a CDS encoding DUF6436 domain-containing protein, which encodes MRPSHRTTLLASLLALACAVVLWLAYDWFQGRFLRTFSQHTAVFSGDPLRLPPELAGPGAIRLVHFWDPACPCNVGNQQHLAELVDKYAPQGVEFYAVQKTGSQGRLPATLNSLEALPALPGSEQIPASPAVAIWDRSGKLAYFGPYSEGLTCNSSNSFIEPILEALSVDRKVNATHTLAVGCYCPWPTSN